The following nucleotide sequence is from Sphingomonas swuensis.
GATCATCTCCTGCGCGATCGCACCACCATTGCGAAGGATATTGCCGATCGCCGCCGCACGCTGTCGCAGCGGTCGCCCCCGCGCAGTCTTGCTGAAGACGAAGTGGAGGGTCGCGGCGAGGCTCGTTCCGACGGTCTTGTAGCCCTGTTTGAAGGCGCGGTCGTCGGCTTCGTACAGCTCGCAGATCCGCGCGGCATTGCTGCTGCAGCCGAGGTCCTTGAGCAGCAGCGTATAGTAGAGATCGCCCATCTCTGCCGAAGACAGGCCGATGATCCGCCCGATCTCCATGCCGATCCAGCAGCTGCGGATCGAATGGCCGGCGGGCTGCCCCTCGGTGAGGTCAAGCGCATAGCTGAAGGCGGCGATGACTTCTGCCCGGCTGACCGCCGGGACCGTAAGCGACTGGTGAAGCATCGCACCGACTTGGACGCGTCTTCTTAATCTCGCTCCTAATGAAGAAGGTTAACCGCTTCGCTCGCCGTTGGGTCGCGCACGCTGCTAACGCTGGGCGACGGTCACCTCGACGCAGCGTTCGGGCCGGCAGGCCAGTTCGCGGTCGACCAGTTGGCGTGCGCGCTGGATCGAGGCGGACGCGACATCGTCGGCATGGGTCAGGACAATCAGCGGCGGCGGCGTCATCCCGTTCACCACGCGGAGGAAGTGGGCGACCATAGGCTCAGCCACGGTCCGGCCATTCCACTGCCATCCGCCGGGCGCCACGTGCAGGCGGTTGACGGGCCCGGGTCCGCTCGGAACCGCGCGGGCCTGCTTCCAATGCCCGAGCGGCGAATTCGCCGCGCCGTCGGGCGTCATCGACATGAACAGGGTTGCAGCCACCACAAGCGACATGATGCACGCTCCTCCGACCGCAAACCCAAGCTGCCGCCGCGAGTAGCGGCCCTCACCGCGGCGCTTCTCGCCTTCCGCGCTCGGCGGCTACGGTGCCACCCCGATTTGCTTGGACACAGAATTTCCGGTGGGGTTCTCGGCCGCCGCCAGCACGCGGGCCGCTTCGCGGCTGCTCCCAACGCCAAGCTTGCGCCGAGCGCCGCGAAGCCGCTCGTTGACGGTGTGTACCGACAGTCCAAGGTAGGTCGCGATCGACTTGGCGTCGTGACCCGCGAGGAGCAGCCGAAGCGCGGCTTTCTCGCGATCGGTTAGGGAGGAGACGCCGGCAACCATGGCCGCACTGTCCTCCGGAGGGCGACCACGCGCAAGAAGCGGCATGTGATCGATGCCGCGCTCGGCCCACTAACGCGCGAATTTCAGGGTGTCGTGGTCTCGCGCCACGCGCCGGGCGCGAGCCCGTCGAGGCTCCACTCCCCGATGCGCCAGCGGACCAGCCGGAGCGTAGGCAGACCCACCGCCGCAGTCATCCGCCGGACCTGGCGGTTGCGGCCTTCGCTGATGGTCAGCTTCAGCCAGCAGTCGGGCACGCTCTTCCGGAAGCGAACCGGCGGGTCGCGCGGCCAGAGGTCGGGATCGGCAATGTGATTGGCCCCGGCCGGACGGGTCAGGCCGTCCTTGAGCTCGATACCACGACGGAGGCGGAGAAGCTGCGCCTCGTCGGCTTCGCCCT
It contains:
- a CDS encoding pseudouridine synthase yields the protein MARLILFNKPYGVLSQFTDRGSPEARATLSDHLDIPGVYPAGRLDRDSEGLLLLTDDGRLQARIADPRFKMAKTYLVQVEGEADEAQLLRLRRGIELKDGLTRPAGANHIADPDLWPRDPPVRFRKSVPDCWLKLTISEGRNRQVRRMTAAVGLPTLRLVRWRIGEWSLDGLAPGAWRETTTP
- a CDS encoding helix-turn-helix transcriptional regulator — protein: MVAGVSSLTDREKAALRLLLAGHDAKSIATYLGLSVHTVNERLRGARRKLGVGSSREAARVLAAAENPTGNSVSKQIGVAP